From Spirochaetota bacterium:
AACAATTAGTTATAACAAGTAAATATTTAATTTTTGGTTCTTCTATATTTAAGTTATTTAAAAAAAAATGGTAGTTTTCAGTTGGGTATATTACATATTTAACATTTTCTGGTAAAATGAAATGAAAAACAGAGTTATTTGAAATATTGCCATCATTTATTAAGTATTTATTATTTATTAATATGAAGTTTTTATTTGAATATTTTTGATCGAATTCAAAAAATGTATCAAAATAAATATCATTAAAAAAAATTAAATTTATTTTATCCTTAACATATTCATTCTTTAATTCAATAGAAAATTTATTAATGTCAAAATTTTTATATACTTTTTGAAGAATACTCATATTAAAAATTACTAAAAATAAGTAGTTAGTTATTTAAAGGATATTCATTTTTTATTTTTTTGCTTTTTATGCATTTTAATAATTTCTTCAAAAGGAGGTAATTTAATTGTATCTCCCGCAGATATTCCTAATTTGTTAAAGAGTCCTTTATTTACTTCTAAAGCGTATCTAACTGGGTAAATTGAAGATACAGTATTTAATGAAAATGGTTCCATATCGTATATTCCAACAATAACGCCATCTTTTGTTATAAATGCAATCGAAAGAGGAATTTTAGTATCTTTCATCCAAAAAGAAACTACTTGATCATTTTCAAAAACAAAAAGCATTCCGTTGTATTCTGGTAAATTATCTCGTCCTGATAATCCTTTTTGTCTTTCTTCAGGAGTTAAAGCAATTTCAATAGATATTTTTTTATCCTTAATTTGAATAAAAAGTTTATTTGAACATGATTGAAAAATGGTTAAAAATTGTACAAATATTGTGATAATGATTAATAATTTAAAAAATTTTTCTTTATTAAAAAATATGAATGATTTCATAAATTTATCCTTTC
This genomic window contains:
- a CDS encoding DUF192 domain-containing protein produces the protein MKSFIFFNKEKFFKLLIIITIFVQFLTIFQSCSNKLFIQIKDKKISIEIALTPEERQKGLSGRDNLPEYNGMLFVFENDQVVSFWMKDTKIPLSIAFITKDGVIVGIYDMEPFSLNTVSSIYPVRYALEVNKGLFNKLGISAGDTIKLPPFEEIIKMHKKQKNKK